A stretch of DNA from Gemmatimonadaceae bacterium:
TAACGCACCACGTCGGCGGGCGGCGGCACGAAGTCGTAGCTGCCGTACGCGGTGTGCATGCGCCAGCGCACGTACTCGCGCGACGGCAGCGGCAGGAACGGAAACCGCCGGTACCACCCGCGTTCGCGGAATCGCCACGCCACGCGCAGCAGCGCCACGCCGGTGGCGGGGTTCGCGACGGACCGCAGCGCGAGCGAGAGGGAGAGGCGCGTCCAACCCATGCCGCAATCTACAGAAACGAGCGGCCGTCCAGCGACCCGGGAATCTCCAGCCCGAGGGCCGCGAGCGCGCTCGGCATGACGTCGGTGGTGCGGCGCGGCACTCGCGCCACGGGCCGGTTCACGAGCAGCGGCACCGCCATGTGCTCCCGGTGCAGCGCGCCGTGCGAACTCACGTGCCGGATGGGCTCGTAGTGCGCCCGCAGATCCCAGTCGCGCGCGGCCGACAGGATCACGTCGCCGGCGCGCCGCGACGACGCGAGATGCGCGATCTGCACCACGGCGTCGGGATAGTCTGTCGCGGCGCACGCGTCATGCGCCTCGTCGGCGGTCACGCCGTCGAGCGCACAGCCGATGCCCAACGGGTCGCCGGCCAGGGGCGCGTACGCGTAGCGGTCGCCGGCCCGCGACACCATCGCCGCCTCGCCGCGCCGCGAGCGCACCTCGCATCGCCCGCCCGGAAAGGGCAGCAGCGCGAGGTCCACCGACGGCCGCGCCAGCAGCTTTCCCACCAGTGGCTCCCACTGCGCCGCAAGCCCCGGCCACCAGGGCCGCGTGCGACGCGGCGTGTCCAGGAACAGGTGCGCCATCGCGTTGCCGCTCACCATCACGGCGGTGTCGGGAAAGGGCGTGAACACCCACGGGTGAGCCACCACGCGGTGCCCCAACATGGTGAGGAGCCCGGTCAGATCCTCGTGCTGGCGCACGGGCGAATGCCCGTGATCGCTCACGATCCACAGATGCATCCCGGCCCACCGGCCATCGCGCTCGGCGTCGGCGCGGATGCGCGCCGCGGCGTCGTCCACGATGCGGAGGGCGTCGGTCACCATCGGGTGCGTGTGCCCGCGCGCATGCGACACCTTGTCCACGCCCGTGAACGCGGCATAGGTGAACGCCGGCCGCTCGGCGCTCACCCGGCGCGCCACCTCGCCGGCCACCTCGCGGTCGATGGCCAGCCAGCCGGCCACGTCGCCCCTGAAGTGGGTGCGCGCCGCGCGCAGCGCCGAGCGGAGCGTGAGGCTGCCGATGCGATTGGCCGGCGCGAGACCGCGCGTGATGACGCTGAGCGCGGCCAGGCTCGACGGCGCCAACTCGAAAATCGTGGGCGCCCCGGGGTCCAGATCGCGGTCCACCTCGCCGATCTGATACCCCACGTAGCTCCGCGTGTAGTCGGGAAAGGTGCACGCCGTCCGGTCGCGGTCGAACCAGCGCAGGCCCGGGAGCCCCACCGGTCCGGGAAACCGCCCCATGAGAAATGGCGCATACGCGGGGCCGGTCACCGACGGGAACACCGTGGTCACCGGGTGCAGCCCCCCCTCGGCGCGCAGCCGCGCCATGGCCGGCAGGGCGCCCGCGTCGATGGCCGCGGCGAGCGTGTCGGGACGCACGCCGTCGGCCAGCAGCATGACTACGGACATGGGAGCGCGGGGGGCATGGTCGCAAAAGCAAGCGCCGCGACCCGGCGGGGGCAAGCCGATCGCTGGCGCACCGTTGGTGACATGGCGTAAACTCCGGCAGCGCGCGCCGCCGGCGCGCGGTCTCCTTCATCGACGGGAACGCCTGAATGTCAGCTTTCAAGCGCAGCGGTCCGCCGGCCCACAAGCGCCGTCCTCGTCCGCCGCGTCCGCCGCGCACGGCGTCGGGAAAGCGCGCCGATCTCGAACTGCTGGACGCCGCGGCGCAGGGCGCGCGCGACGGGCTGCGCGAGCGCACCGAGGCGGGACACATCGGCGCCGGCCGCACGCCCCCCTCGCAGCAGCACCGGGGGCACAGCAGCGGCGCCATCCGCCGGGTGGACGACTCGATCCGCGACGTGGCCATCGTGACCGAGGACGAGAAGCTGTTGCAGGGCGCCCACGATCCCGCGGACTTCACGCGCACCGATCCGTGGCGCGTGATGCGCATCATGGGCGAGTTCATCGAAGGCTTCGACGCGCTGGCCCACGTCACCAAGGGCGTGACGATCTTCGGCTCGGCCCGCACCCACCCCAGCGAGCCGCAGTACGACGCGGCCCGGGAGACGGCGCGGCTGCTGGCGCAGGCCGGCTTCGCGATCATCACCGGCGGCGGGCCGGGCATCATGGAAGCGGCCAACCACGGCGCCAGGCTCGGCGGCGGGATGTCCATCGGCTGCAACATCGAGCTGCCGTTCGAGCAGGGCGCCAACCCGTACGTCGATACGCTCATCGACTTCCGCTATTTCTTCGTGCGCAAGACGATGTTCATCAAATACTCCGACGCCTTCATTATCTTCCCGGGCGGCTTCGGCACGCTGGACGAGGCCTTCGAGGCGCTCACGCTCATCCAGACCGGCAAGATCTACCAGTTCCCGGTGGTGTTCTTCGGGCGCCACTACTGGGCGGGACTGGTGCGCTGGCTGCAGACGCGGGTGCTCTCCGAGGGCAAGATCTCGCCGGGCGACATGGATCTCATGATCGTCACCGACGATCCGGCCGAGGCGGCGAACGTGGTGATCCAGGCGCAGCAGGCGATGTCCACCAAATCGACGCGACGAGGCTAGGCGGCATGGCGAAGAAGAAGGCGACGGGGCGATCGGCAGGGTTCAAGGCGTCGCGGCCCGGCACGGGCAAGCGCGCGTCGGCGTCGGGACCCAAGGCGGCCCAGAAGCAGGCCGCCGAGCAGCGCGAGCAGGCCGGCGCGCGCCACACCTCGGCGGAGCAGAGCCGGTTCCTGCGCGGCGGCAAGATCGATCCGCGCCGCATCGACGGCCGCGAGACGGTGGTGGATCTGGTGGAGGGCACCTTCCTGGCCTACAACGCGGCGCGGCTGCGCGAGGCCTGCCAGCTGTTCACGCACAAGATGCTCGACGCCGACGTGACGGTGGGGCTCACGCTCACCGGCGCGCTCACGCCCGCGGGCCTGGGCATGGCGGCCATCATCCCGCTCATCGAATCGGGATTCGTGGACTGGATCGTCTCCACCGGCGCCAATCTGTATCACGACACGCACTTCGGACTCGGGCTCGCCATGCACCGCGGCAACGCCCAGGAGTCGGACGTCGTGCTGCGCGAAGAAGGCGTGGTGCGCATCTACGACATCTTTTTCGATTATGACGTGCTGCTGAGCACCGACGCTTTTTTCAGGAAGATCATTCAAGGAGCGGAGTTCCAGCGTTCTATGTCGAGCGCCGAGTTCCACTATCTGTGCGGCAAGTACGTGCGCGAGCGCGAGAAGGCCTTGGGCATCGGCCAGAAGTCGCTGCTCTCGGCGGCCTACGCGGCCGGCGTGCCCATCTATACATCGTCGCCCGGCGATTCGTCCATCGGCATGAACATCGCGGCGCTGGCGCTGGACGGGAACCGGTGCGTGATCGATCCCAATCTCGACGTGAACGAGACGGCGTCGATCGTGCTCGACGCCAAGCGCGGCGGCGGCAAGTCGGCGGTGTTCATCTGCGGCGGCGGCAGCCCCAAGAACTTCATCCTGCAGACGGAGCCGCAGATCCAGGAAGTGCTGGGCATCGACGAGAAGGGCCACGACTACTTTTTACAGATCACTGATGCCCGGCCCGATACCGGCGGCCTGTCGGGCGCCACGCCCGCCGAAGCGGTGAGCTGGGGCAAGATCGACCCCGAGCGGCTGCCCGACGCGGTGGTGTGCTACCTCGATTCGACGGTGGCGTTGCCCCTGCTCACGTCGTACGCCCACGCCAAGCACGCCAGGCGTCCGCTCAAGCGGCTGTACGACCGCCGCGGCGCGATGATGGCGCGCCTCCGCCGCGAGTACGCCAAGAGCGCCGGCTAGGATGTGAGCGCCGGCGGCTCGCCGCCGGCCGGAAGTTCCACGTCGCGCAGCTTGCGGTCCATGGCGCGGGCCCGCACGGCGATCTGGTCCACCGCGTCGGCGGCCAGGCCGAGCTTCTTCTGGGCCGCCGATACCGTCTCGGTGAACCGGCCGAACTCGCCGCGCACCGCGGCGAGCAGCCGCCACACCTCCTCGGAGCGCTCGGCCAGCGCCATCGAGCGGAATCCCATCTGCAGGCAGTTGAGCAGCGTGGCGAAGGTGGTGGGGCCCGCCACCATCACGCG
This window harbors:
- the speY gene encoding deoxyhypusine synthase, whose protein sequence is MAKKKATGRSAGFKASRPGTGKRASASGPKAAQKQAAEQREQAGARHTSAEQSRFLRGGKIDPRRIDGRETVVDLVEGTFLAYNAARLREACQLFTHKMLDADVTVGLTLTGALTPAGLGMAAIIPLIESGFVDWIVSTGANLYHDTHFGLGLAMHRGNAQESDVVLREEGVVRIYDIFFDYDVLLSTDAFFRKIIQGAEFQRSMSSAEFHYLCGKYVREREKALGIGQKSLLSAAYAAGVPIYTSSPGDSSIGMNIAALALDGNRCVIDPNLDVNETASIVLDAKRGGGKSAVFICGGGSPKNFILQTEPQIQEVLGIDEKGHDYFLQITDARPDTGGLSGATPAEAVSWGKIDPERLPDAVVCYLDSTVALPLLTSYAHAKHARRPLKRLYDRRGAMMARLRREYAKSAG
- a CDS encoding TIGR00730 family Rossman fold protein — translated: MSAFKRSGPPAHKRRPRPPRPPRTASGKRADLELLDAAAQGARDGLRERTEAGHIGAGRTPPSQQHRGHSSGAIRRVDDSIRDVAIVTEDEKLLQGAHDPADFTRTDPWRVMRIMGEFIEGFDALAHVTKGVTIFGSARTHPSEPQYDAARETARLLAQAGFAIITGGGPGIMEAANHGARLGGGMSIGCNIELPFEQGANPYVDTLIDFRYFFVRKTMFIKYSDAFIIFPGGFGTLDEAFEALTLIQTGKIYQFPVVFFGRHYWAGLVRWLQTRVLSEGKISPGDMDLMIVTDDPAEAANVVIQAQQAMSTKSTRRG
- a CDS encoding alkaline phosphatase family protein, encoding MSVVMLLADGVRPDTLAAAIDAGALPAMARLRAEGGLHPVTTVFPSVTGPAYAPFLMGRFPGPVGLPGLRWFDRDRTACTFPDYTRSYVGYQIGEVDRDLDPGAPTIFELAPSSLAALSVITRGLAPANRIGSLTLRSALRAARTHFRGDVAGWLAIDREVAGEVARRVSAERPAFTYAAFTGVDKVSHARGHTHPMVTDALRIVDDAAARIRADAERDGRWAGMHLWIVSDHGHSPVRQHEDLTGLLTMLGHRVVAHPWVFTPFPDTAVMVSGNAMAHLFLDTPRRTRPWWPGLAAQWEPLVGKLLARPSVDLALLPFPGGRCEVRSRRGEAAMVSRAGDRYAYAPLAGDPLGIGCALDGVTADEAHDACAATDYPDAVVQIAHLASSRRAGDVILSAARDWDLRAHYEPIRHVSSHGALHREHMAVPLLVNRPVARVPRRTTDVMPSALAALGLEIPGSLDGRSFL